The Acinetobacter sp. SAAs474 genome segment TAAATCGATAGATGTTACTAGATGATCTGGATCAGACTCTGTAACAGGCGATACTATGGCGTTAACTGATTCTAGAGGCTGTTCATTCGCTGATTCGACTAAATCGATAGATGTTACCAGATGATCTGGATAAGACTCTGTAACAGGTGATGCTATGGTGTTAATTGATTCTAGAGGCTGTTCACTCGCTGATTCGACTAAATCGATAGATGTTCTAGGATGATCTGGATAAGACTCTGTGATAGGTACCACAATATAATTTTCGGTTTCCACAACTGTATCTTTTTGTGCTATAAATCTTCCAGCGACTGAGTCTTGTAATTTCGCTTTCGTATGTTGCACAGAAAAATGTGCTATACGCGGTATTTGATGATCAATTCTGATGATTTTTTTAGATAAATCATTAAGTATAATATTATTTTCCATCTGTAATGGTGGTATCTGAGCTTTTAATGAACTATCCAGATGATCTGTCTTTAGCCCATTCTCAAGCTGATTAAATAAAAATGCTTGTACCGCATCATGGTAGTAATTTTTCATATCAAATGGACCATCGAGAATCACGATATTAGAATCACTTATCGCTAAAGTGGAAGTTTCTTTCATCGTACTGGGTGTTTTTTGTGATGATGTGGCTAAAGTACTCTGATTTATATATAAAATTTTTTTAATGATAATAATTTGAGCGATAATACAAATAATAAGCAATATTGCAATTAAAATTGCCAAATATATATATATATTTAATTTAGAATCAAAGCTCACGACTTATCTCATTCATAAAGTAAAGAATCAATATCGAATAGTCCCTTAGAACTGTAAAATATGAAATTTATAAGATGATCATTTAAATATATTTCATCATCAAAACAAAGTTAAAATTGATGAAACGTCAGTAGAACCTATTAAGGTTTCTTAGAAATAACATCAGCGTATTATAAATGTAGCTAAAATATATTTATACATATATATCGTTAAAATGATGAAAATGTAGCAAGTTGCTACAATTTTATTTATATTAGTAGCATTAAAATGAGGTTTATTTATGACAAATAAGTCAACTAAAATTCTTGCAGTAGCAAATCATAAAGGTGGATGTGGTAAAACCACTACTGTCGTTCATTTAGCCTCAGAACTGGCAGCATTAGATTATAAAGTATTAGTCATAGACTTAGATCCTCAAGCCAATGCAAGTTTACATATCGGTTTACAGCATCCTAGCGAAATGGAAACAACCTCTGCTGAATTATTAATCGGTGATTTAAATCTTTTATCTGAGGCACTACAAGAAGAAACCAATTTCAAAAATGTTTCACTCATTTATGGATCACTGAATCTTGGTAAAACTGAAGATAAACTTAAAGATGAATCACCAAGGCCTTCTGAAGAGTTAGATCGTCAATTAGCATTATTAGAAGGATTGTACGATTTTATTTTAATTGATTGTCCGCCCAGTTTAAAAATCTTAACCAGTAATGCTTTAGCTGCAGCGACTCATGTTATTATTCCAATTGAGTCAGGGTCTCAGTATGGTTTATATGGTGTGACTGATTTAATTAATCATTTAACTAAAATTCGCAGAATTAATCCAGAAATAGTACTGTTAGGAGCCTTATTAATTAAGCATGATGA includes the following:
- a CDS encoding ParA family protein — its product is MTNKSTKILAVANHKGGCGKTTTVVHLASELAALDYKVLVIDLDPQANASLHIGLQHPSEMETTSAELLIGDLNLLSEALQEETNFKNVSLIYGSLNLGKTEDKLKDESPRPSEELDRQLALLEGLYDFILIDCPPSLKILTSNALAAATHVIIPIESGSQYGLYGVTDLINHLTKIRRINPEIVLLGALLIKHDERQNVCKLIREEALNQVGSLLTTTIPLSTKVNQAAILQQPLNVVDKNAKVRKAFQELAKEIVSRVE